The genomic segment ccagatagggattgggctactagtcaaaatgattactagtcatgatgcatacctattctctccagtatcagaagagcatgcctgttatattaggtgctgtggaagacaggcaggctaatgctgctgtcatcttgtttgtgggcttcctagaggcctctggttggccaccgtgtgaacagactgctggacttgatgggccttggtctgatccaacagggcttttcttatgttcttcgcTACACAACTATTTAAAGTTACAGAAGCCTTGTATCCTGCTGAACCTGGTTGTTCGCAAGCACGTTGTGGAACACTGGCCGAACAGGAAACAAGAGGGGCACTAGGACCTTGGGCTGTCTTTAAAAGGATGTGGTACCCAGTTCAGCGGATGCAGGAGCGTTAGATGGTTTGGAGCATCCTTGCTAAGCGATCATGGCCAGCCAGACCCAGGGCATCCAGCAGCTGCTGCAGGCTGAGAAGAGGGCGGCGGAGAAGGTGGCAGAGGCCCGGAAACGTGAGCAGAGGCTCCTGTTTTCTATTGGATTCTcatggtgggggtggaggggggggggagaaaagggctgAGAGCCGGACCTCCTCTGGAAAAGAACTGTGGAGTCATCGGCTGCAGCACAGGGGAAAAGAAGCTTGGCTGGGGATGCGGTATTGATAGGGGGGGtctctttttcctctcccccccccttctgtctgccccccacccccacatcccaGGGAAGGCGCGGAGGCTGAAGCAGGCCAAGGAAGAAGCCCAGGCTGAAATTGAGCAGTACCGTTTGGAGCGTGAGAGAGAGTTCCAGCACAAGCAGCAAGCGGTGAGATGCTGGAGGGGGGCAAAGTGGGGCCTGGGCCTTATCGGGGAGGAACAGGAAGGAAAATCGGTAGCACCGGATTGCTTTACTCAGAGATATTTAAGGAGGCATTACGGGAATTTGAGGGGAGTAGGAAAAGGATGAGGACTAGAGATACATTTAGGAAGAGAGTTGATAACCCAGCTCCCCACTCATTGCTTTTCCCctagagagatttggggtttattttaagTGTAGGTTTTTAAACCAGGGTGACTAACCTCCATgggtcagctggagatctcccgctattacaactgatctccaggcgacagagatccgttcacctggagaaaaatggccgctttggcaattggactctgtggcagtgaatacacgaagctgccttatactgaatcagacccttcgtccatcaaagtcagtattgtctactcagactggcagcggctctccagggtctcaggcagaggtctttcacataacctacttgcctagtccct from the Euleptes europaea isolate rEulEur1 chromosome 1, rEulEur1.hap1, whole genome shotgun sequence genome contains:
- the ATP6V1G2 gene encoding V-type proton ATPase subunit G 2, translated to MASQTQGIQQLLQAEKRAAEKVAEARKRKARRLKQAKEEAQAEIEQYRLEREREFQHKQQAALGSQGNLSAEVEAQTRKKLQAMQGGQARGKDRVLRQLLTHVWDVQPQLHPNYRFAI